From Vogesella sp. XCS3, the proteins below share one genomic window:
- a CDS encoding HD family hydrolase, whose protein sequence is MQQIVDFILELDKLKGVTRKTRPLGLSRQENSAEHSWQIAMLAASLAPYAPGPVDMNRVIAMLLVHDIGEIDTGDTIVYATEGWEERKAAELAAVQRIFGLLPDAQRAQFLALWQEFEAAETAESRFANAADRAMPVLLNLANNGQSWRENGISYQRVVGRIREPIEAGCPALWAYLAERLAYAETQGWFGA, encoded by the coding sequence ATGCAGCAGATCGTTGATTTCATCCTGGAGCTGGATAAGCTCAAGGGCGTTACCCGTAAAACCCGGCCACTGGGGCTAAGCCGCCAGGAAAACTCCGCCGAGCATAGCTGGCAGATCGCCATGCTGGCTGCGTCGCTAGCGCCTTACGCCCCCGGGCCGGTGGACATGAACCGTGTTATCGCTATGCTGCTGGTGCACGATATAGGCGAAATAGACACCGGCGACACCATTGTTTACGCCACAGAAGGCTGGGAAGAGCGCAAAGCAGCCGAGCTGGCTGCGGTGCAGCGCATTTTTGGCCTGCTGCCTGACGCGCAACGTGCGCAGTTCCTGGCGTTGTGGCAGGAGTTTGAAGCGGCAGAAACCGCCGAATCACGTTTTGCCAATGCGGCAGACCGTGCCATGCCGGTATTGCTGAACCTGGCCAATAACGGCCAGAGCTGGCGCGAAAACGGTATTAGCTATCAGCGTGTCGTTGGCCGCATTCGCGAGCCCATCGAAGCAGGCTGCCCTGCGCTATGGGCCTATCTGGCCGAGCGTTTGGCGTACGCGGAAACCCAAGGCTGGTTTGGTGCCTGA
- a CDS encoding DUF4394 domain-containing protein: protein MHTPRLVSTRLCLLGLAASLLLGCTSLPPEPRGPLRTEQLYVLTQDMVLIRINASQPSRELSRQPLSGLPAGDTLVGIDYRVARGILYGLSRAGRIFTIAPESGQLSQVGPPSVLPQLAGQRFGFDFNPAVDRMRIVSDQGANLRMHPDTGAQIDGNAAQDGVQPDKNLHYADGDSQAGQQPVILAAAYTYNARNDKITTLYTIDALRGTLAMQGSKEGEQPFVSPDSGQLRTVGSLGLPALDVLGMQPGGVGYGDLQAASLDISDVKNTAFLAARQKLGASQLYEVNLQTGKASRLGRIAQGQPLVGLAIIP from the coding sequence ATGCATACTCCACGCCTTGTCTCGACCCGTTTATGTCTTTTGGGCCTGGCTGCCAGCCTGCTGCTTGGCTGCACCAGCCTGCCGCCAGAGCCCCGCGGCCCGCTACGCACCGAACAGCTTTATGTGCTGACCCAGGACATGGTGCTGATCCGTATCAATGCCAGCCAGCCCTCGCGCGAGCTATCGCGCCAGCCTTTGAGCGGTTTGCCAGCAGGCGACACTCTGGTGGGGATCGACTATCGCGTAGCGCGTGGCATTCTGTATGGTTTGTCGCGCGCAGGGCGTATTTTCACCATCGCGCCGGAGAGTGGCCAGCTAAGCCAGGTCGGGCCGCCGTCAGTACTGCCGCAGCTGGCTGGGCAGCGTTTCGGGTTTGACTTCAACCCGGCAGTGGACCGCATGCGTATTGTCAGCGACCAAGGCGCCAACCTGCGCATGCACCCGGATACTGGTGCGCAAATCGATGGCAATGCTGCACAAGATGGCGTACAGCCAGACAAAAACCTGCACTACGCCGATGGTGACAGCCAGGCCGGCCAGCAGCCGGTGATTCTGGCCGCTGCGTATACCTACAACGCCCGAAACGACAAAATTACCACCCTGTACACTATCGACGCCTTGCGCGGTACCCTGGCCATGCAAGGCTCCAAAGAAGGCGAGCAACCCTTTGTTTCGCCGGATAGTGGCCAGCTGCGTACCGTTGGCAGCCTGGGCTTGCCGGCGCTGGACGTATTGGGCATGCAGCCTGGCGGGGTAGGGTACGGCGACTTGCAGGCCGCGTCGCTGGATATTTCCGACGTGAAGAACACGGCGTTTCTGGCCGCGCGGCAGAAGCTGGGGGCCAGCCAGTTGTACGAAGTGAATCTGCAAACCGGCAAAGCCAGCCGTTTGGGGCGCATTGCCCAGGGGCAGCCCTTGGTCGGGCTGGCCATTATTCCCTGA